The Myxocyprinus asiaticus isolate MX2 ecotype Aquarium Trade chromosome 39, UBuf_Myxa_2, whole genome shotgun sequence genome window below encodes:
- the LOC127429554 gene encoding uncharacterized protein LOC127429554, which translates to MDWTAWIFALAILIHIPVYVAGERLEVKVTFDIWEGNVTVVWDPPSGAPIDALYQMNHALYKIGNAPWHVVPECNMTTETRCCLGNLIEQKLMKIRVGLHKGNGSFLWSKGHRIHLSDSKLLAPDFNVSSSTKMVKVKFYRKQFLKKLFAFGPSYTVTLQAKGQDSQNITKIDDDEDGEVEFNSLLSWQEYCVSVSVEIESAGLHNISVQRCIYTEADMSLVISMVILGVLGTMTFITFAICCFLKRPRKMPAALKSAVNGWHPMNLGFVQVESVTDKGWLLTSNKMAEKAKISDEKTELFEDEKERRESTDSGVSVSHHHSIKNRGMDGHTGDEDSGCGSLTESEDSLSGGRQSLGELPSLDRSVNNTSSEGTEDSGLGMGNQDVSDSLKGADSGLLSEIVVVGDGYRSQSPSVDAQNEIKVSDEIVNNMTSSSGDCRSGHVTCLCSDFETCMWCKASKLITTDCVSGSHEQTSCTFTVEFNNGRNSYLKKSLEQTVNLSLLGDLSTQLGENCSDSSSLFISSPLFLQAGGHLPCQLDTLPLTLGDVELTFT; encoded by the exons ATGGACTGGACTGCATGGATATTTGCTCTGGCCATATTGATACACATTCCGGTTTATGTAGCAG GTGAGAGGCTGGAAGTAAAGGTCACGTTTGACATATGGGAAGGAAATGTAACTGTGGTCTGGGATCCCCCTTCAGGAGCCCCCATAGATGCCCTTTACCAAATGAATCATGCACT tTATAAAATTGGTAATGCTCCATGGCATGTCGTGCCAGAGTGTAACATGACTACAGAAACTAGATGTTGTCTTGGAAACCTTATAGAACAAAAGTTAATGAAAATACGGGTTGGACTGCATAAAGGAAATGGCAGCTTTCTCTGGTCAAAAGGACACAGAATTCATTTATCAGACA GCAAATTGTTGGCACCAGATTTCAACGTGTCTTCCTCAACTAAAATGGTGAAGGTAAAATTTTACAGGAAGCAATTTCTGAAAAAGCTTTTTGCCTTTGGCCCAAGTTACACTGTCACTCTGCAGGCAAAAGGACAGGACAGTCAG AATATAACAAAgattgatgatgatgaagatggtgAGGTGGAGTTCAATTCATTACTTTCTTGGCAGGAgtattgtgtgagtgtgtcagtGGAGATTGAATCTGCTGGTTTGCACAACATTTCAGTACAGCGCTGCATATATACAGAAGCAG ATATGTCTCTGGTGATCTCCATGGTAATTCTTGGTGTACTTGGCACAATGACCTTCATCACATTTGCAATTTGTTGCTTCCTGAAACGTCCAAGAAAAATGCCTGCTGCTCTG AAATCAGCTGTGAACGGATGGCACCCCATGAACTTAGGATTCGTCCAGGTAGAGAGTGTTACTGACAAGGGATGGCTCCTGACCAGCAACAAAATGGCAGAAAAGGCTAAAATATCTGATGAGAAGACCGAGCTCTTTGAGGacgagaaagagaggagagagagtacAGACAGTGGAGTGAGTGTCAGCCACCATCACTCCATTAAGAACAGAGGGATGGATGGACATACAGGAGATGAGGACAGTGGCTGTGGAAGTCTGACAGAATCTGAGGACAGTCTCAGTGGGGGAAGACAAAGCTTGGGAGAGCTCCCTTCCCTGGACAGAAGCGTTAACAACACCAGCAGCGAGGGAACAGAGGACAGTGGCTTGGGAATGGGGAACCAGGATGTCTCTGACAGTCTCAAAGGGGCAGACAGTGGACTCCTGTCTGAAATAGTGGTTGTAGGGGATGGATATCGTAGTCAAAGTCCTTCTGTTGATGCTCAAAATGAGATAAAAGTCTCCGATGAAATAGTCAACAATATGACTAGCTCTAGTGGTGACTGTCGGTCTGGTCATGTGACATGCTTATGTTCTGACTTTGAGACTTGCATGTGGTGTAAAGCCAGTAAGCTCATAACTACAGACTGTGTATCAGGGTCTCATGAGCAGACCAGTTGTACTTTCACAGTAGAATTCAACAATGGCAGAAACAGCTATTTGAAAAAGTCTCTTGAACAGACTGTGAATTTGTCTCTGCTCGGAGATTTGTCCACTCAGCTGGGCGAGAACTGCAGTGATTCTTCTTCTCTTTTCATTTCCAGTCCTCTGTTTCTGCAAGCGGGAGGACATTTGCCCTGCCAGTTGGACACTTTGCCTCTTACATTAGGAGATGTGGAACTGACGTTTACATGA